The Nitrosopumilus cobalaminigenes genome contains a region encoding:
- the uppS gene encoding polyprenyl diphosphate synthase: MPNHVALILDGNRRWAKRHLSMPKKGHWKGADAVENLLDWCEEFDIKIVTLYALSAENLDRNDEELEYLYELIRMRLEKLYNDPRIHRSKMRVKGIGRIELLPDSIKEILKRLDDATKDYDNHFLNIALAYGGQNELVDAVKKIGDKIKDGSLDVKDIDKKEIESNLYTSHLPQSSPDMVLRTSGEKRLSGFLMWQSAYSELVFMDIFWPEFRKIDLMRAIRTYQERKRRLGK, from the coding sequence ATTCCAAATCATGTTGCTTTAATTTTGGATGGGAATAGAAGATGGGCTAAAAGACATCTATCTATGCCAAAAAAAGGACATTGGAAAGGTGCTGATGCCGTAGAAAATCTTCTTGATTGGTGTGAAGAATTTGATATCAAAATTGTAACTTTGTATGCATTATCAGCAGAAAATCTAGATAGAAATGATGAAGAATTAGAATATCTCTATGAATTAATTCGAATGCGATTAGAAAAATTATACAATGATCCTAGAATTCATCGAAGCAAGATGAGAGTGAAGGGAATTGGAAGAATTGAATTACTTCCAGATTCCATTAAAGAAATTTTAAAACGATTAGATGATGCAACCAAAGATTATGATAATCATTTTCTAAATATTGCACTGGCATATGGGGGACAAAATGAATTGGTAGATGCAGTGAAAAAAATTGGAGACAAAATCAAAGATGGTTCACTTGATGTAAAAGACATTGACAAAAAAGAGATTGAGTCAAATCTTTACACATCTCATTTACCACAATCATCTCCAGATATGGTGTTACGAACTTCAGGAGAAAAGAGATTGAGTGGATTTTTAATGTGGCAAAGTGCCTATAGTGAATTAGTCTTTATGGATATTTTTTGGCCTGAATTTAGAAAAATAGATTTAATGAGGGCAATTAGAACATATCAGGAAAGGAAGAGAAGATTAGGTAAATGA
- a CDS encoding bis(5'-nucleosyl)-tetraphosphatase, whose amino-acid sequence MIEETSAGIVLFRKEDSKKLFLLLHYPSGHWDFVKGKMEKGESIHETAVRETEEETGITDVTFLENFEEWIEYNFQYQGELVHKKVVFFLAETKTKEIKISHEHLDYTWMDYNTAMEKTTFDNAKTVLTKAQMLLSKTL is encoded by the coding sequence ATGATAGAAGAAACATCTGCAGGAATTGTATTGTTTAGAAAAGAAGATTCTAAAAAATTATTTTTGCTTTTACATTATCCATCAGGACATTGGGATTTTGTAAAAGGAAAAATGGAAAAGGGTGAATCAATTCATGAAACCGCAGTAAGAGAGACAGAAGAAGAGACAGGAATCACGGATGTAACATTTTTAGAAAATTTTGAAGAATGGATAGAATATAATTTTCAATATCAAGGGGAATTGGTTCATAAAAAAGTGGTATTTTTCTTGGCTGAAACAAAAACAAAAGAGATTAAAATTTCACATGAACATCTAGATTATACATGGATGGATTACAATACCGCAATGGAAAAAACTACATTTGATAATGCAAAAACAGTACTAACTAAAGCACAAATGTTACTTTCCAAAACTTTGTAG
- a CDS encoding orotidine 5'-phosphate decarboxylase: MATFKTRLSQISKTNGKVILANDYDLSVKNLESKTIQNIKQLHPYLCGIKLNFHLLLPLSGKEILKINKTAHRYGLQTIADIKLNDIGNTNRVTAEHLWNLGFDAVIANPIMGLDSLKNLVKSAHKNGKGVITLCHMSAPEAKLSYDMEIKMGKKQQLYQLFLNWALTAKVDGIVVGATFPKIIQYCSKKAGKNLSIFSPGVGTQGGSASEVISSGTNYLIVGRTILNAKNQVDIAKELQLQSFGK; encoded by the coding sequence ATGGCCACCTTCAAAACTAGACTTTCACAGATCTCAAAAACAAATGGTAAAGTCATTCTTGCCAATGACTATGATCTCTCTGTAAAAAACTTAGAATCAAAAACAATTCAAAACATAAAACAATTACATCCATATCTTTGTGGAATCAAATTAAATTTCCATTTACTTCTTCCATTAAGTGGAAAAGAAATTCTAAAAATCAATAAAACTGCTCATAGATATGGATTACAAACAATTGCAGACATTAAACTCAATGATATAGGAAACACAAACAGAGTAACTGCAGAACATTTGTGGAATTTGGGATTTGATGCAGTTATTGCAAATCCAATAATGGGTCTAGATAGTCTGAAAAATCTAGTAAAATCTGCCCACAAAAATGGAAAAGGTGTTATCACTTTATGTCATATGAGTGCCCCTGAGGCTAAATTGTCATATGATATGGAAATTAAAATGGGAAAAAAACAACAACTGTACCAATTATTTTTGAATTGGGCACTTACTGCAAAGGTAGATGGAATTGTAGTTGGGGCTACATTCCCAAAAATTATTCAATACTGTTCTAAAAAAGCTGGAAAAAATTTGAGTATTTTTTCTCCTGGTGTTGGAACTCAAGGTGGTAGTGCAAGTGAAGTAATTTCATCTGGAACAAATTATCTGATTGTAGGTAGAACCATCCTCAATGCTAAAAATCAAGTTGATATTGCAAAAGAATTACAACTACAAAGTTTTGGAAAGTAA
- a CDS encoding adenylosuccinate synthetase yields MTSTVVVGGFFGDEGKGKIISYLAIKDNPKIIVRGGAGPNAGHTIRDGDKVYKVRMLPSGFLNKNAKVMIGPGVVINPEVLNKEIQDFDVTGRSFIDKHCGIIEETHLNRDSKGELKEKIGSTGSGTGPANADRAMRVLKLAKDFDSLSSLIVDVPLEVNSALDANENVLVEGTQGTFLSLWHGTYPFVTSKDVTASGICADIGLGPTKVDEVIVVFKSYVTRVGTGPLDKELSLEEAEKKGWSEFGTVTGRQRRAADFDFDLARRAIMLNGATQISITKLDVLFEDCAGKTSYNDLSDDAKAFVANIEKELNTPVTIIGTGPAVNDVIDRRN; encoded by the coding sequence ATGACATCAACTGTTGTTGTTGGGGGCTTTTTTGGTGATGAGGGTAAAGGAAAGATCATCTCATATTTGGCAATTAAAGATAATCCAAAAATAATTGTACGTGGTGGTGCTGGCCCTAACGCTGGTCACACAATTAGAGATGGCGATAAAGTCTACAAAGTTCGAATGTTACCTAGTGGATTTCTAAACAAAAATGCCAAAGTAATGATTGGACCTGGTGTTGTAATTAATCCAGAAGTTCTTAACAAAGAAATTCAAGATTTTGATGTAACAGGACGTTCATTTATTGATAAACACTGTGGAATAATTGAGGAAACTCATCTTAATAGAGATTCAAAAGGTGAACTAAAAGAAAAAATTGGTAGTACTGGTTCTGGAACTGGTCCTGCAAATGCAGACCGTGCTATGAGAGTTTTAAAACTCGCAAAAGATTTTGATTCTTTGTCTTCACTTATTGTAGATGTTCCTTTAGAGGTAAATTCTGCACTTGATGCAAATGAAAATGTCTTGGTAGAAGGTACTCAAGGAACTTTTCTTTCTTTATGGCATGGAACATATCCATTTGTAACCTCAAAAGATGTTACAGCCTCAGGAATATGTGCAGATATTGGTCTAGGACCAACAAAGGTGGATGAAGTAATTGTTGTTTTCAAATCATATGTAACACGCGTGGGTACAGGTCCTCTGGATAAAGAACTCTCACTTGAAGAGGCAGAAAAAAAAGGTTGGTCTGAATTTGGAACAGTTACTGGTCGTCAAAGAAGAGCTGCCGATTTTGATTTTGATTTAGCTAGGCGTGCAATCATGCTAAATGGTGCAACACAAATCTCTATAACAAAATTAGATGTGCTCTTTGAAGATTGTGCAGGAAAAACTTCTTACAATGATTTGTCAGATGATGCAAAAGCATTCGTTGCAAATATTGAAAAAGAATTAAACACGCCTGTAACAATTATTGGAACTGGTCCAGCTGTCAATGATGTCATTGATAGAAGAAACTAG
- a CDS encoding Fe(2+)-trafficking protein gives MSRTCTKCKNSIPDSEELGIVAAKYPTCNKCWAEWKEYQIMVMNEMKLDMSMLDHRKLLKKHEKIFVGVLSPEGEVIDYTNEDNRKPDEPTGA, from the coding sequence ATGAGTCGTACTTGTACCAAATGTAAGAATTCTATTCCTGATAGTGAAGAACTTGGAATAGTTGCTGCAAAATACCCAACTTGTAACAAATGTTGGGCAGAATGGAAAGAGTATCAAATCATGGTAATGAATGAAATGAAACTTGACATGTCTATGCTAGATCATAGAAAATTATTGAAAAAACATGAAAAAATCTTCGTAGGTGTCTTATCTCCTGAAGGGGAAGTAATTGATTACACAAATGAAGATAATAGAAAACCTGATGAGCCTACAGGTGCCTAA
- a CDS encoding winged helix-turn-helix domain-containing protein has product MAEYRTHMKIIGDILATTRDDLQDEDGASVTYLIRKANISHSRISAILKTLVSQGLLEKVDNQGSNKYKISEPGREFLQAYYTFTNFADNFGLSI; this is encoded by the coding sequence ATGGCTGAATATAGAACTCATATGAAAATTATTGGAGATATTCTAGCAACTACAAGAGACGATTTACAAGATGAGGATGGAGCATCAGTTACTTATCTAATCAGAAAAGCAAATATTTCTCATTCTAGAATTTCAGCAATTTTGAAAACACTAGTTTCACAAGGTCTCTTGGAAAAAGTAGACAATCAGGGTTCAAATAAATACAAAATTAGTGAACCAGGAAGAGAATTTTTACAAGCATATTATACATTTACAAACTTTGCAGATAATTTTGGTCTAAGTATTTAG
- a CDS encoding L-threonylcarbamoyladenylate synthase yields the protein MKVDCDSEGIEKAIQIINHGGIVVYPTDTVYGIGCNPFDKESVKKIYKIKSRDISKLVPVLTYSLKTAEKIVEFDKISRKLVEKFWPGPLTLILKLTNEKIKESLHLENKIAVRVPNHKCTLELLKKCEFLVGTSANVSGDQPHTNPKECMKKLQDYDIFVDGGIIQSQGESTIIEIENNEIKIIREGSLTKEEILEI from the coding sequence TTGAAAGTAGATTGCGATAGCGAAGGAATTGAAAAGGCCATACAAATTATTAATCATGGAGGAATTGTAGTCTATCCAACAGATACAGTTTATGGAATAGGATGTAATCCATTTGATAAAGAATCAGTAAAAAAAATCTATAAAATTAAATCTAGAGATATTTCAAAATTAGTTCCAGTTTTAACATATTCTCTAAAAACAGCTGAAAAAATTGTTGAGTTTGATAAAATTTCAAGAAAATTAGTCGAAAAGTTTTGGCCAGGACCATTAACATTAATTTTAAAACTAACTAATGAAAAAATTAAAGAATCATTACATTTAGAAAACAAAATTGCAGTTAGAGTACCAAATCACAAATGTACATTAGAATTACTGAAAAAATGTGAATTTCTTGTCGGTACTAGTGCAAATGTTTCAGGAGATCAACCACATACAAATCCAAAAGAATGTATGAAAAAATTACAAGATTATGATATTTTTGTTGATGGGGGGATAATTCAAAGTCAAGGAGAATCAACAATAATTGAAATAGAAAATAATGAGATCAAAATTATCCGGGAAGGTTCTTTAACCAAAGAAGAAATTTTAGAAATATGA
- a CDS encoding THUMP domain-containing protein, whose product MNLIITCPRHLEPDTEDELKDILEEFGDTDLKVTITSMSGILTAETKLDPVEVVRKMKEMLLDEPWSIRYCKRVIPIQKVIESNIDEIEKTVDELSNQISEEETYRISIEKRNSDLSSKEIITKIADKIKNKVSLEFPDKILLIEILGSKTGVSILKKSDILSTEKTKRSMSE is encoded by the coding sequence ATGAATCTGATAATAACTTGTCCAAGGCATCTCGAACCTGATACTGAAGATGAATTAAAGGATATTTTAGAAGAATTTGGAGATACAGATCTCAAAGTTACGATTACCAGTATGTCAGGCATTCTAACTGCTGAAACTAAACTAGATCCTGTTGAAGTTGTAAGAAAAATGAAAGAAATGCTTCTAGATGAACCATGGAGTATAAGATATTGTAAAAGAGTAATTCCCATACAGAAAGTAATTGAATCAAACATAGACGAAATTGAAAAAACTGTTGATGAATTATCTAATCAAATTTCAGAAGAAGAGACATATCGAATTTCAATTGAGAAAAGAAACTCAGATTTGTCAAGTAAAGAGATAATTACAAAAATTGCAGATAAAATCAAAAATAAAGTATCATTAGAATTTCCAGACAAGATTCTATTAATCGAAATTTTAGGAAGCAAAACAGGTGTTTCTATCCTAAAAAAATCAGATATTCTAAGTACAGAAAAAACAAAACGAAGTATGTCAGAGTAA
- the cgi121 gene encoding KEOPS complex subunit Cgi121 produces the protein MFTVKFVGGAKKSFPDEQLKIDKSNISIQELITLLIDLKPKDTPELDTENVLIAINGADSSAMNGKSTTIKDNDLVSIIPIIHGGASKKSTFELSKKQIQVIEIKGDKTIDVKFLDDLRKKYPKILIQAISSNFVLNNYHLKKIISLSFESKKNNVLLSNKLETDILMRFAISTQISDAIKNVGVKPKTNFMLIGIGNKKNLDSLYLELKPLSINLFIKNNEQYLKKHFKITKKHYDSINSKNPLADILIEKAAVLL, from the coding sequence ATGTTTACTGTCAAATTTGTTGGTGGAGCAAAAAAATCTTTTCCAGATGAACAATTAAAAATCGATAAATCAAATATATCGATTCAAGAATTAATCACATTACTAATAGATCTAAAACCTAAAGACACCCCTGAACTTGATACTGAAAATGTTTTAATCGCAATTAATGGGGCTGATTCTTCTGCAATGAATGGTAAATCTACAACAATAAAAGATAATGATCTAGTAAGCATAATTCCAATAATTCATGGTGGAGCATCAAAAAAATCTACTTTTGAGTTATCTAAAAAACAAATTCAGGTAATCGAAATTAAAGGTGACAAAACAATTGATGTTAAATTTCTTGATGATCTTAGAAAAAAATACCCTAAAATTCTAATTCAGGCCATATCTAGTAACTTTGTTCTAAATAATTATCATCTAAAAAAAATTATTTCATTGTCATTTGAATCTAAAAAAAATAATGTATTGCTTTCAAATAAACTTGAAACAGATATTCTTATGAGATTTGCTATATCTACCCAAATTTCTGATGCAATAAAAAATGTGGGAGTAAAACCAAAAACTAATTTTATGTTGATTGGAATTGGAAATAAGAAAAATCTGGATTCATTATATCTTGAGTTAAAACCCCTTTCAATTAATTTATTCATAAAAAATAATGAACAATATCTAAAAAAACATTTTAAAATTACAAAAAAACACTATGATTCAATAAATTCAAAAAATCCTTTGGCTGATATTTTGATAGAAAAAGCAGCAGTATTACTCTGA
- a CDS encoding TatD family hydrolase, giving the protein MSEKISLRNRFIQTISRIDKEMSWYFDSHIHLSDPAYVPDMEFILKQMEFLKIKACCVSMDYNNSLQTLELATKSDLVLPFIGIHPECANEEIEKISKLIEDNHSKLSGIGEIGLDPTYVNGDDDVKKQNHVFETLLSYAEKFNKPVSIHSRKNLDDVFEIMTSYDTKHALLHWFDGSKKQLARAMDMGFFVSFGPVMIYANDKQTLLSKTNESQILVETDGPVRFSRCFEMKSGQISFIPSVVFCASKILGKSFDEMTAMLEKNSNTFLGI; this is encoded by the coding sequence ATGAGTGAAAAAATATCACTAAGGAATCGATTTATACAGACTATTTCAAGAATTGATAAAGAAATGTCTTGGTATTTTGATTCTCACATACATTTGTCAGATCCTGCATATGTGCCAGACATGGAATTTATCTTAAAACAAATGGAGTTTTTAAAAATTAAAGCATGTTGTGTTTCAATGGATTATAACAATTCATTACAAACTTTAGAACTTGCAACTAAAAGTGATCTTGTTTTACCATTTATTGGAATTCATCCAGAATGTGCCAATGAAGAAATTGAAAAAATATCTAAATTAATTGAGGATAATCATTCAAAACTTTCTGGTATAGGGGAAATTGGTTTAGATCCAACATATGTTAATGGAGATGATGATGTCAAAAAACAAAATCATGTATTTGAAACATTACTATCTTATGCAGAAAAATTTAACAAACCCGTTTCAATTCATTCTAGAAAAAATTTGGATGATGTTTTTGAAATTATGACTTCTTATGATACGAAACATGCCTTGCTCCACTGGTTTGATGGTAGTAAAAAACAACTTGCTCGAGCCATGGATATGGGATTTTTTGTTTCCTTTGGACCTGTTATGATATATGCAAATGACAAACAAACTTTGTTGTCAAAAACCAATGAATCTCAAATCCTTGTTGAAACTGATGGTCCAGTAAGATTTTCTAGATGTTTTGAAATGAAATCAGGACAAATTAGCTTTATTCCTAGCGTTGTTTTTTGTGCTTCAAAAATTCTAGGAAAATCCTTTGATGAGATGACTGCTATGTTGGAAAAGAATTCTAATACATTTCTAGGAATATAG
- a CDS encoding histone family protein produces MKSSELGLSAMYRILKKAGAERVSDESADELRRIIEEIADSIAKSAVDMASHASRKTVKGEDVKLASKPFNKF; encoded by the coding sequence ATGAAATCATCGGAATTGGGTTTATCTGCAATGTATAGAATTCTAAAGAAAGCAGGAGCTGAAAGAGTCAGTGATGAATCAGCCGATGAATTAAGAAGGATAATTGAAGAAATTGCAGATAGTATTGCTAAAAGTGCAGTCGACATGGCATCTCATGCGAGTAGGAAAACCGTGAAAGGGGAGGATGTAAAGTTGGCTTCAAAACCCTTTAACAAATTCTAA
- a CDS encoding cupredoxin domain-containing protein: MIKKITIIAVLSVLVIVIIGVAFSNSSIENTSEDSEPVVKGDVIMPTKVARPGCEETDRCYIPSVITIQSGQQVTWVNEDSAFHSVTSGFYESPTELFDSGHLDPFESYTLDFNETGTFDYFCTLHPWMKGKVIVE, from the coding sequence TTGATAAAAAAAATAACCATTATTGCTGTATTGTCAGTACTTGTAATTGTGATAATTGGAGTTGCATTTTCAAATTCATCAATAGAAAACACTTCTGAAGATTCTGAACCAGTTGTAAAAGGTGATGTGATTATGCCCACAAAAGTTGCACGTCCAGGATGTGAAGAGACTGATAGATGCTACATTCCATCTGTAATCACAATTCAATCAGGACAACAAGTTACATGGGTGAATGAAGATTCTGCATTTCACAGTGTAACTTCTGGTTTTTATGAATCTCCAACTGAATTGTTTGATAGTGGACATTTAGATCCGTTTGAATCATACACACTTGATTTTAATGAAACAGGAACTTTTGATTATTTTTGTACTCTTCATCCGTGGATGAAAGGTAAAGTTATAGTAGAATAA
- a CDS encoding AIPR family protein: protein MSQNGKGLLEYIPGSHTLLVQKNSSPPLEGFAENIQESIHEYAQNSKSEVEKGNNFLQWILTRVFEATEDDAADAIVDGANDLGIDAYLPVDFSDNTIRLFQSKYGTSHSLEAIAKFKEDAKRLLAKDVVKMRPELAQLVTKIKEKNLKIKCCYVTDQEVDYHDDIVEIIDQKVIIQKLWDRIKKPAAGKKSSIKLERMLRHENTILGILKLRDLTDFVSKNRDYVFESNIRQWMQFKTTVNKGLRETLQTNPGKFFFYNNGITIVVSDFSELGENMIELHAPQIVNGAQTSNSILDHSKRTKNMDGSMTVTIIKADDEQEQNNITKYRNSQNSVRGKDLVSLMDFHKSIKSQLKSCGYFYEIQAGSFDTKTKSKQCEYDGDTIYNNYLPDNHKKVIVAKDAIQSLVAGIEQRPTEAYSSPAQFLPRGSKYDDVFNDNLKDDYRILLYPYLVKEYAKKSLKFGKQGGHKTKRYATLFFVAVYFRILHKKIIESKGDFKGDVRKLEPIFRSFKLNSRILKITDVVVTKFLEDTVVDDEIELANTKHNFFSQHVWNDSMLRVIDKKIRQEEDEILALKKLATSLF, encoded by the coding sequence TTGTCTCAAAATGGAAAGGGGTTACTAGAATACATACCAGGCTCACACACATTGTTGGTTCAGAAGAATTCTAGTCCACCTCTAGAAGGATTTGCAGAAAATATTCAAGAAAGTATTCATGAATATGCACAGAACTCAAAAAGCGAAGTCGAAAAAGGAAATAATTTTCTTCAGTGGATTTTAACAAGGGTTTTTGAGGCCACTGAAGATGACGCTGCAGATGCAATTGTAGATGGAGCAAATGATCTTGGAATTGACGCCTATCTTCCAGTAGACTTTTCAGATAATACAATTAGATTATTCCAATCAAAATATGGAACATCACATTCTCTTGAGGCCATTGCAAAATTCAAAGAAGATGCCAAAAGATTACTAGCAAAAGATGTAGTAAAAATGAGACCAGAGCTTGCACAGCTTGTTACAAAAATTAAAGAGAAAAATCTTAAGATAAAATGTTGTTATGTCACAGATCAGGAAGTAGATTATCATGATGACATTGTAGAAATCATAGATCAAAAAGTAATTATTCAAAAATTATGGGATAGAATAAAAAAACCTGCAGCAGGAAAAAAATCATCTATTAAACTAGAAAGAATGCTTAGACATGAAAATACAATTTTAGGAATTTTGAAACTACGTGATCTAACTGACTTTGTAAGCAAGAATAGAGACTATGTTTTTGAATCAAACATTAGACAATGGATGCAATTTAAGACCACAGTTAACAAAGGATTAAGAGAAACACTACAAACTAATCCAGGAAAATTTTTCTTTTACAATAATGGAATAACAATTGTAGTTAGCGATTTTTCAGAATTGGGTGAAAATATGATTGAATTGCATGCTCCACAAATTGTTAATGGTGCACAGACATCAAACTCTATTCTTGATCACTCAAAGAGAACAAAGAACATGGATGGTTCTATGACAGTTACAATCATCAAAGCAGATGATGAACAAGAACAAAATAATATTACAAAATATAGAAATTCTCAAAATTCAGTTAGAGGCAAAGATCTTGTTTCATTAATGGATTTTCACAAATCTATTAAATCGCAATTGAAAAGTTGTGGTTATTTTTATGAAATTCAAGCAGGTTCTTTTGATACAAAAACTAAATCAAAACAATGTGAATATGATGGAGATACAATATACAACAACTATCTTCCAGATAATCACAAAAAAGTCATTGTTGCTAAAGATGCAATTCAATCACTAGTTGCAGGGATTGAACAAAGGCCAACTGAAGCTTATAGTTCTCCAGCTCAATTTCTTCCAAGAGGAAGCAAGTACGATGATGTATTCAATGATAATCTAAAGGATGATTATAGAATTCTGTTATACCCATATCTTGTTAAAGAATATGCCAAAAAATCATTGAAATTCGGTAAACAAGGCGGCCATAAAACAAAAAGATATGCAACACTATTTTTTGTTGCAGTATATTTTAGAATCCTTCATAAGAAAATTATTGAATCAAAAGGGGATTTTAAAGGAGATGTAAGGAAATTGGAACCTATTTTTCGTAGTTTCAAACTAAATTCTAGGATTTTAAAGATTACAGATGTAGTTGTTACTAAATTCCTTGAAGATACTGTAGTAGATGATGAGATTGAATTAGCAAATACCAAACATAATTTCTTTTCACAGCATGTTTGGAATGATTCAATGCTTAGAGTAATTGATAAAAAAATTAGACAAGAAGAAGATGAAATTTTAGCATTGAAAAAACTTGCAACAAGTTTATTTTAA
- a CDS encoding winged helix-turn-helix domain-containing protein, protein MQIVADLLVATQQSGQEGIKTTSLLTKANLSHSRLSKFLENLTGAGLINKIEFDGKNTFVITSKGRQYLDSYVNFSSIAESFGLEL, encoded by the coding sequence ATGCAAATTGTTGCAGATTTACTAGTTGCTACTCAACAATCTGGTCAAGAAGGAATCAAAACAACATCACTTCTTACAAAGGCAAATCTATCACATTCAAGATTATCAAAATTCTTGGAAAATTTGACAGGTGCAGGTCTTATCAATAAAATAGAATTTGATGGAAAGAATACTTTTGTTATTACTTCAAAAGGTAGACAATATTTGGATTCATATGTTAACTTTTCAAGTATTGCAGAATCATTTGGTTTAGAACTTTAA
- a CDS encoding phosphomannomutase — translation MKKTISGIRGIFGEDLNLKDVLEFCNNFSSLIKSKKCVIGKDTRPSGQMVKDVASASLMKNGIDIFNLETVPTPVVFREARNYGAGLVISSSHNPLEWNGIKFIIEGRGINEHELPKIIEHQEILKTKIGIETDLSSSYIDDAKKIIGNVENNPEIVIDIGGGAAKGFAPELLKKIGCNVLSINENLSECTRGPDPTSDNLADLIQATTKKEIGFAFDLDGDRLVVVRNGKKQSADVTLGLGVAKSLELGYKKFVLSIDTSVSVEKFIKEKGGTVQRSKVGEANVIDLMLQNNAQAGGEGSSGGFILPEFNYCREGILTSGLIASMLGTTEFNEILNYMESYYQIRDKTKIDSEFHDKVIDEIKSEFSKEYSEIISLDGIKGIIDENSWVLIRKSNTEDIIRVSAESNNEEKCKKIVKDTIKLVNQSYEKIR, via the coding sequence ATGAAAAAAACAATTTCTGGAATTAGAGGAATATTTGGAGAAGATCTTAACCTAAAAGACGTACTAGAATTTTGTAATAATTTTTCATCACTAATAAAATCAAAAAAATGTGTTATTGGAAAAGACACAAGACCATCAGGTCAAATGGTAAAAGATGTTGCTAGTGCTTCATTGATGAAAAATGGAATAGACATTTTCAATTTAGAAACTGTGCCAACACCAGTAGTTTTTAGGGAAGCCAGAAACTATGGCGCAGGATTAGTTATTTCATCATCGCATAATCCATTAGAATGGAATGGAATAAAATTCATCATAGAAGGTAGAGGGATTAATGAACACGAACTACCAAAAATAATCGAACATCAAGAAATTTTGAAAACAAAAATAGGAATTGAAACTGATCTGTCATCGTCATACATTGACGATGCAAAAAAGATCATAGGTAATGTAGAAAATAATCCTGAAATTGTCATAGATATAGGTGGAGGGGCAGCCAAAGGATTTGCACCTGAGTTATTAAAGAAAATTGGTTGTAATGTACTTTCAATAAATGAAAATCTATCTGAATGCACTAGAGGGCCTGATCCCACATCAGATAATTTAGCAGATTTAATTCAAGCAACAACCAAAAAAGAAATTGGATTTGCCTTTGATTTAGATGGAGATCGATTAGTAGTAGTAAGAAATGGTAAAAAACAATCAGCAGATGTTACTCTAGGATTGGGTGTAGCAAAATCATTAGAGTTAGGTTACAAAAAATTTGTTCTAAGTATAGACACAAGTGTTTCAGTTGAAAAATTTATCAAAGAAAAAGGTGGAACTGTTCAGAGATCTAAAGTAGGAGAAGCAAATGTGATTGATCTCATGTTACAAAATAATGCTCAAGCTGGAGGTGAAGGAAGCAGTGGTGGTTTTATTTTACCTGAATTCAATTATTGTAGAGAAGGGATTCTCACTAGCGGTTTAATAGCATCAATGTTAGGAACAACAGAATTTAATGAAATATTGAACTACATGGAAAGTTATTATCAAATTAGAGATAAAACTAAAATCGATTCAGAATTTCATGATAAAGTTATTGATGAAATTAAATCAGAATTTTCTAAAGAATATTCTGAAATTATTTCATTAGATGGAATTAAAGGAATTATTGATGAAAACAGTTGGGTTTTGATTAGAAAATCAAACACAGAAGATATCATTAGAGTTTCAGCAGAATCAAACAATGAAGAGAAATGTAAAAAAATTGTAAAAGACACAATCAAGTTGGTGAATCAAAGCTATGAAAAAATTAGATGA